ttttttttcctttggggCTAACTCAAAGATGGTGGACATATGAAACTAACTTATAGTCCCTGTTTTTCCACTTCTAGATTTTAGTCATTTCCATGGAATGAGATGCCTAGATCTGGCAGGCAAGGACAAACAATTCAAAACGAAGTATAATTCTTGCTAGGAGCATCCGAATTGAAACCGGTGGGTGGAACCAATTTGGTTCGGGTTGGATtggtttttatcaaaattaaaaagaccTGAATTGTCAGTTCGATTCTGTTCCCATTTTACCTGAACCAAAACCACTTAAAATAAGATTTAGGGTTTCTTATTTCCTTAGAATACGAATCTACCCATTTACAACCCTAATTTTTGCACtattttatctcttcattctttggaattttttttaaaaataatgacaaaaatatggTTGGGGGGATATTAAATAGGTGTTTTGGAAAAGTATTGATGGATTTAGAGTAGTGAAATCGTGTACTGGCAGACCATGTGGCATAATCTCACCCACAATCTCGCTCCCTCCAATAATCTCGATCTCTCCAGTCTCGCTcgctcccactttctcgctcaaaatctcgctcactctaaaaatctcgctctctcccataatctcgctctcttcaatcTCATCTCtcccaaaatctcgctctctcaatctttgaactttgaacctttAACCATATAATGTTCTAAGCTCAATTATGCATAttctgataaaattctgatGTTGAACctaatttttatactttaaacaaaagaactattaatacaaactaaaaaataatacaaacataaacataaactCATTATGCAAACCTCCTTCTAAAAGTCAAAAGATCTATTAATTGTAAAACTCATAAGCGAACTCGTGTAGTACACGAGTTCGCTTGACCGGTCAACCAGTCATCTGATTGGATTAAATGCACTCGCCACAtggaaatcgtgtaccgggtactcGATTTTACTACCGTAAATCTGAATACTTTTCCAGAacacctatttttgaaaatattttcccctcaaccctatttttgtcatttttaaagttttatttagaaaaatagcaaaaaaaagttttcaaattgtaaaaatatccaaataaatttaaataatagaaaatactaattagtaaatgacaaaactatcctaaaaacaatcaaattaagTACAAACGAGAATGCCAAGATGCACTTCTTAATAAGAAACAACCCGAATACCACAAATATACTTTATCTAAATATTCAAAAACCACAAATACACTCTGTCTAAATATTCCAAgagcaaaaattaaaaatcacctaATATAGTCCTTAACGCTTCCAACTACCTATATAATGCGTGTATGTAAGGAAAGTTGACGGCGAAGTGGTGGGAGTCGTATGGATGTCCACAACGATGAACTTTGAAGGTGAGAAATAGTAGAGTTGGTTGTACCAAAGGAATTATTATTGACAAGTGAGTATTTAAAGAAATTGTAATCTCAGAACGATACGATATTGGAAATAGGATTGCATTTGACACCAAACTAGTTGTAGGAAGTTTTATTGTCTTCATTTCATGTGACCAGTTCGCCGAATCTTGAAAACCAACTTTAAACATTATCTATTCCAAAATGTCATGAAAATGGGTCCCAACTGATGTCCAATGGGCCCCATTCCAAACGGGCCCAATATGGATCACTTATAAGCCCAACTAATAACCAAAGGCCCACTATCGGAGAAAGGCGACATCTCCATCATTTTGCCCCGTCTTCGATATCTCACATGCAATTGCAGAGAAGCTCCGAACAAAGAGAAAGGCCATGAATATTTTCGGTTCGAGCAGATCTTCGATTAACCGATGGAACTCGAAGAAATCCAATTTACAGCTCCGGCGTTTTTCTTTGTCTGTTCTCGTTCTTCTCTTCTGTTCCCTCTTTCTCCTCTACATGTCCTCCTCCTCTACCTCTTCCTTTATGTACTCGACTGCATTCTCCACTTCAACTACGCGCCAGTGCAATTCCCAGATCTTAAACATCGGTGAGAAATTTCTGTTTTACGCGCCTCACAGCGGCTTTAGCAACCAGCTTTCCGAGTTCAAGAATGCTATTCTGATGGCTGGGATTCTGAACCGGACTCTTGTTGTTCCGCCGATTCTCGATCACCATGCGGTTGCTCTCGGGAGTTGTCCGAAATTCCGAGTTCCGGATCCTGGTGAGATACGATTTTCGGTTTGGGAGCATATGCTTGAGCTTCTTCGGAGTGGAAGGTAGTCATTTTCCCcttggtttgtttgtttgtttgtttgtttgtttttttgggtTTTTCAATGTCTTTATTTTACTTGAAATGATGAGTGTTCTGGTTGTTGGGTTGCTGGATTGTTATGTAAATTGCTTCTAGATTAAATTATCGAACCGTTTTGGCAAACTCGTAGCAATTCTAGCTATAGTTTACTTTTCCATTCTGTTCTTTTGTGACTGATttaaggaaatgaaaaaaacaaggctaaattatataaaatatcccTAAACCTTGTCATGTGTTTTAAAAATGTCCATACCCTTTTAAACGCTATATTACCCTTGATGTTTCATAAACGGGTAGAAATTCGTTAGAATGCTAATGGAAAATGGGACTTGGAATAGTGTGGTggtaaattgaaacaaaattcggGACCGCCACATTGTTCTAAATCACCACCACAAGTTTACAAGTCTCaattttcatcaacattctaaagAGTTTGTATTCTGAGGGTAGTTTTGAAACCTTCATGAAAGGTCGAAGGTAATATTgaacttttgaaaaaatatcaaaGTTTAGAGTATTATTTTGTAAATTAgccagaaaaaagaaaatgccaTGGTAATATTTTATGACATTAGCTATTCATTTCAATTTTGTGGCAGGTACGTTTCGATGGCGGATATTGTAGATATTTCATCATTAACTTCTTATTCTTCTGTTAAAGCCATAGATTTTAGAACCTTTGCATACTTATGGTGTGGAGTGCATCTGGAAAGTGTTTGTTCAAATGAATATAACCTAAAGCATTGTGGTCGTCTACTAGCAGGGCTTGATGGGAATGTAGACAAATGTTTACATGCTGTAGATGAAGATTGCAGAACTACAGTTTGGACTTACCAAAATGGTGAAGTTGATGATGCCTTAGACTTGTTTCAGCCTGACGAACAgcttaagaagaaaaagaaactgtCCTATGTCAGGCGCCGTCGAGATGTATATGGAACCCTTGGACCCAATTCGAAAGCTGAATCAGCTACTGTTTTGGCATTTGGAAGTCTTTTTACTGCTCCATACAAAGGTTCAGAGCTGTATATTGATATCCATGAAGTTAGTGGAGATCAAAGCATCAGTTCTTTGATGAAAAACATTGATTATCTACCATTTGTCCCAGAAATCTTGAGTGCAGGAAAAGACTATATTGACAAGATCATAAAAGCTCCATTTCTTTGTGCCCAACTGAGATTGTTAGATGGGCAGTTCAAAAATCACTGGAAGGCTACTTTTTTGGCCCTCAAACAGAAATAGACTCGATAATAAAGAATGCTAATGAACCTATTCATGTTTTTGTGATGACTGATCTTCCTGAATCTAATTGGACTGGAAGCTTCTTAGGGACTTGGTTAGTGATTCAAATCGCTTCAAACTCTTTTTCCTCAAAGAACACGACGAATTAGTTCTACGAGCATCTAAAAAGGTGATGGCTGTAGGACATGGCTTGAGATGGACATCCAGTGCATTTGGTCCTGGCAGCATTCGTGATATGAAGAAAAAATGTGCTTCTGAGAGATTACCGGATGTTCTCCTATATATAGAGGAAACTGTTTGCAGTTGTGCTTCACTTGTTTTGTTGGTACTGCTGGGTCCACCATTGCTGAAAGCCATAGAGCTGATGAGAAAATATGGAGTATGTTCAAGTCAAACTTGAACCCCATTTTGACATTTACCTTCAAACATGAAATTCTTTGGGATGTCCACTGAACCGGATTATTGGACGGAAACTCCGATGTACTTTGATTGAATATGACCATCTGATTCTTCTCTGCTTGTCATGCCTCAAAGAGTCGAAGACTGCTTTCCCAGCAATTCTCTCGTGTATTCTTGTGACCGGTGGTGATTCACCCCGCATAGAATTATGCTTTTCGATTTACCAGCAACTGATGTGGTGGATTGTATCAATATTGGTCATCGAAGGTTGCATTTGGATGTAAGTATACATACAGTTCCATATTTACTATGAATACATATTTAGTGTTTTCCACAGTGGTGCAGCAACTAATAGTTTAGGAGATTAATATAGTTCCTTAAGGAAAACCCTCCTGTTGTTTTCTTAGAAAGATTGAATTTCTGTACTACTCGTTGTTTTGGAAATGGAAATACATGGAATTCATGTGGCTTTAGGAGATTAATATAGTTCCTTAAGGAAAACCCTCCTATTGTTTTCTTAGAAAGATTGAATTTCTGTAACTCGTGGTTTTGGAAATGGAAATACATGAAATTCATGTggcagaatctcgctctctctcgctctctcgctttatctcgctctctctcgctctctctcgaAACCCTCCTATTGTTTTCTTAGAAAGATTGAATTTCTGTAACTCGTGGTTTTGGAAATGGAAATACATGGAATTCATGTggcagaatctcgctctctctcgctctctcgctctctctcactctcgctctctcgccCGCGCCCTCTCGCCCGCGCCCTCTCGCGCTCTCGTGCCCTCTCGCTCTCGCGCTCTCTCCCGCTCGCTCTCGCGCTCTCTCTCGcgctctctctcgctctctctctctcttgctctctctcgcTCGCTCTCTCCCGCTCTCTCCCGCTCTCGCGCTCTCTCGcgctctctctcgctctctcccgcCCTCGCGCTCTCTCGCTCGCTCTCTCCCGCCCTCGCGCTCTCTCGCTCGCTCTCTCCCGCCCTCGCCCTCTCACTCGCTCTCTCCCCCAATCTGGATCTCTCCCACAATCTcgctcagaatctcgctctctcaatctttgaactttgaacctaAAACCATATAATGTTCTAGGCTCAATTAtgcatgttctgataaaattctgatGTTGAACctaatttttatactttaaacaaaagaactattaatacaaacataaacataaactCATTATGCAAACCTTCTAAAAGTCAAAAGATCTATTAATTGTAACTCATAAGCGAACTCGTGTACCGAGTACACGAGTTCGCTTGACCGGTCAACCAGTCAGCTGGTGGATTAAATGCACTCGCCACATGGAAATCGTGTACCGATTACACGATTTCACTGCCCTAAAATC
The nucleotide sequence above comes from Benincasa hispida cultivar B227 chromosome 3, ASM972705v1, whole genome shotgun sequence. Encoded proteins:
- the LOC120074633 gene encoding LOW QUALITY PROTEIN: O-fucosyltransferase 30-like (The sequence of the model RefSeq protein was modified relative to this genomic sequence to represent the inferred CDS: inserted 2 bases in 2 codons) encodes the protein MNIFGSSRSSINRWNSKKSNLQLRRFSLSVLVLLFCSLFLLYMSSSSTSSFMYSTAFSTSTTRQCNSQILNIGEKFLFYAPHSGFSNQLSEFKNAILMAGILNRTLVVPPILDHHAVALGSCPKFRVPDPGEIRFSVWEHMLELLRSGRYVSMADIVDISSLTSYSSVKAIDFRTFAYLWCGVHLESVCSNEYNLKHCGRLLAGLDGNVDKCLHAVDEDCRTTVWTYQNGEVDDALDLFQPDEQLKKKKKLSYVRRRRDVYGTLGPNSKAESATVLAFGSLFTAPYKGSELYIDIHEVSGDQSISSLMKNIDYLPFVPEILSAGKDYIDKIIKAPFLCAQLRLLDGQFKNHWKATFLALKQKXDSIIKNANEPIHVFVMTDLPESNWTGSFLXDLVSDSNRFKLFFLKEHDELVLRASKKVMAVGHGLRWTSSAFGPGSIRDMKKKCASERLPDVLLYIEETVCSCASLVLLVLLGPPLLKAIELMRKYGVCSSQT